One window of Actinomycetota bacterium genomic DNA carries:
- a CDS encoding NAD(P)-binding domain-containing protein produces MGEGRKGKVAVIGAGLMGHGIAQAFAAHDFRVYLADTGHDRLDEALSRVRGNLELMVSEGAWKAEDITPLLERISTTIHLEEAVSEVELVIEAIPEEADRKRDLFREVDALCPPDVILATNTSVISISEIARDAAERQRIVGTHFWNPPFLVPLVEVIPGNDSAPWAVDRACELLVAAGKRPVRVKKDVPGFVGNRLQHALWREAVSLVERGIADAETVDEVVKLGFGMRLPVLGPLENADMVGLDLTLQIHEYVLRHLESSPQPSPLLKGKVEQGELGFSSGRGFRSWTPQQMEECRVRLQRHLLEWCGVKGEGHGDG; encoded by the coding sequence ATGGGCGAAGGCCGCAAAGGGAAGGTCGCGGTCATCGGAGCCGGCCTCATGGGGCACGGCATAGCACAGGCGTTCGCCGCGCATGATTTCCGGGTCTACCTGGCGGACACGGGACATGACCGGCTGGACGAGGCGCTGTCCCGCGTGCGCGGCAACCTGGAGCTTATGGTCAGCGAAGGCGCGTGGAAGGCGGAAGACATCACGCCTCTTCTGGAAAGGATTTCCACCACGATCCACCTGGAGGAAGCGGTGTCCGAAGTGGAGCTGGTGATAGAGGCGATTCCCGAGGAAGCGGACCGGAAGCGGGACCTCTTCCGTGAAGTGGACGCTCTCTGCCCGCCGGATGTGATCCTGGCCACCAACACCTCGGTGATCAGCATAAGCGAGATAGCCCGGGATGCGGCGGAAAGGCAGCGCATCGTGGGGACGCATTTCTGGAACCCGCCCTTCCTGGTACCGCTGGTCGAGGTGATCCCCGGGAACGACTCGGCCCCCTGGGCGGTGGACCGCGCGTGCGAGCTCCTGGTCGCGGCGGGCAAGCGCCCGGTGCGGGTGAAAAAGGACGTGCCCGGCTTCGTGGGCAACCGGCTGCAGCACGCGCTGTGGCGCGAGGCCGTCTCCCTCGTGGAACGCGGCATCGCGGACGCGGAGACGGTGGACGAGGTGGTGAAACTGGGGTTCGGCATGAGGCTCCCCGTGCTCGGCCCCCTGGAGAACGCGGACATGGTGGGCCTGGACCTCACCTTGCAGATTCACGAGTATGTCCTGCGGCATTTGGAGAGTTCGCCGCAACCCTCGCCCCTCCTTAAAGGAAAAGTAGAGCAAGGCGAGCTGGGTTTCTCGAGCGGCAGGGGCTTCCGGTCATGGACACCGCAGCAGATGGAGGAATGCAGGGTTCGCCTGCAGCGTCACCTGTTGGAGTGGTGCGGGGTGAAGGGGGAAGGGCATGGGGACGGTTGA
- a CDS encoding 4Fe-4S binding protein, with the protein MNAIDIDLERCDGCRACVKACFVNVLRWDEAGKKPVVAHAEDCVHCNLCEIRCPRECITVTPDFAYMRWSAL; encoded by the coding sequence ATGAATGCCATAGACATCGATCTCGAGAGGTGCGACGGATGCAGGGCTTGCGTGAAGGCCTGCTTCGTGAACGTGCTGCGTTGGGACGAAGCGGGGAAAAAGCCCGTTGTCGCGCACGCGGAGGATTGCGTTCACTGCAACCTGTGCGAGATAAGGTGCCCGCGGGAATGCATCACCGTGACCCCCGACTTCGCGTACATGCGATGGTCGGCCCTGTAG